One Nicotiana tabacum cultivar K326 chromosome 23, ASM71507v2, whole genome shotgun sequence genomic window, TTCTCCAAAGCTAGTTCCTCTAGTTTGGACAACTTCATTTCTCCTTGAACTCCATCATAACTCAGAAGAAAATATAGTAGCAGCAAAATTTGTAGAACATTTCTTTGATGAATCAACATACTCTGAATTCATTAAAAAAACATTGTTGGCGACTGCTGAATTCCTGTATATACGGCAAACTAATAAGTATTAAGTAaccaaaattaaaacaaagataTAATCACATTTCATTGCATGCTtgcaaatatttttcatttttagtaaATTAGGATAATATACTATCACTACACTGTAAAATGTAAATACATGAACTCTACTAAAATTCTAAAGTTAGAAGAAAATATCCAGAAAAATGGTTatttaaaaagaacaaaaaagaagtgTCAGATAGTCACCTTCAAATCTTGCACGAAGCTTGGTGATGAATTCTTCTATGAATTTATAGAGAAATGATGAGATTTCCAAATGTTAAGTTTGGACCATAAAAAGAAAGGTGCTTGTTTTGTGGAATCTGTTTGCATTAACATTTAATAATTGGATTTTGGTCAAATTAAAATTAAGTAACGGATATGACAGAAGAGAAGAAGGAAAGAagggagatttttttttttaaacgtTATTTTCTTACTTAGACTATATATATTCAGATCTTCCTCTTAATGTACATACTAGTATTTCCTAATTTGTTTTCTTTGCTGattctttatttccttttattgTCAATGTCCTCTTTTATGTATTAATGACTACATTTAAATGTcaactttaaatataatatgTTGATATATAGTGGTAGTGGAATACATTTAAGGGAGAAACAGATAAGGAAGAAATTATACTAGACATTCCATTAACAGAAATCCTTCTAAAAAATAAGGTTCTGAATTTCAAACTGAAAAAATCGATTCGATTCCtttataattaaactaaaaaagGAAAATTAGAACTCCAAACGGAAAATTACTTGTAGCTAACTTAAGACTTTGAGATCAATTTTATGAGTGATAGCAAAACATGGATCACATATATGATTAAAAAAAcacttatctttatttttttttgttattttcaaaTCTTTTTTTAAATATGGTAGACCTTTTTTTGTATGGATTATTTGCATGTTACTGTTATCTATCAAACTGATGCTTGCCGTGaaacaaatttcttctttttatatTCCATTACTTTGTGTTGCATTCCATAGACTTGATTAAGAGGTTGGAAGACTGGGATTTTATCATTTGCAATATAATTGAACATGATAAAAAGAACTAGGCAAAGATATGTCTTAATTACCTACTACTAGTAATTATTTCATTCCCCTCTCTGTATCCCACATAAAAAACATAACGCGGGAACTTTTCAGGTCCCCAATATAGTTCATCAATTACTCGGTACAATTTTGGATCATCAACAAATATATGTATTTTCTCTGCATCTGCCGTCTCACCTTTATCATTTAAAACTATGAGGCCCCCTACAATAAGCTTCATAACTAGAGTCTATAATAGGAAAACGGCCCGAGCCCATTGGAGGTTCAGGTACACTTGACAAACTATATGCAACTCCTCCCCACTCAACATTGGTAGCAAAGTTTGCCAATGCAGCGAAAATCCTGTGGCCAAAAGCCAACTTGTGTATAATTTTCTCCCAGCAAAAGCCACCAGTTTCCATTGGCAAGATCCTTTTACTTTTAAGAAGATGTATATTAGCGTTTTTGTACCTTTCAAATTCTACTCTTAATTATTAAAAAGTTCAAAAAAGAAGCATAAATTATACCCGATCAATCTACATAGGTATCTCAGTGTTTATTGTACAAAGCCAGGGCATAGTGTATTGACGCAACAAAGCCAGGGCATAGTGTATTGAAGCAATGTTTACTTCCAGCCTAGAAAACAttatacacacacaaaaaaaaaattattaaccaTTGTCTATTGAGGTATATAGCTAGACCGAAAGAAACTAGTCACATGAACACAAGATGGAAATCATTCAAGTGCCAAAGATAACTTACTTGGAAATGAGTAAAAAGTCTAGTTTTAGTATCTCCATATAATGTTGGATccacctaaaataagaaagagagcTTTCATAACTATTGAGTGGAAGATCAATGATGAATATCTTAGAGGTATAATATTCAATCTTCATCCCATTCCCTTCTCTGTATTTCTCCTCTTAAGAAGTTTGGAGCTATTGAAGTAAAAAAAACTAGTAAAGTTATAAATGAACAAGTTGCTAAACTTATACTCCAACCAATTTGTGTAATGCATTATGTTGATGACTTTCAACACGAGGATTCCATAGACCAGCTGACATTCCAGCTCCCGCATACTTGCTATTTGGATCATTTGGAGTCCGAAATATTGCAAGCTGAATATAAAAGATGAAATCATTACAGAGATTATCCAAAGTAGAGAGAGCTCAGTCTGTTATTCAGCAACTAAAAAGTCCCTTATACTATTAGACTATAGGAATAGGTAGCTTGCTGTTTTTGTGAATTCAATCCAAATAGAAGAGAAGACAACCTTAATTTGGAGCACTGGTTAACCATATCCTCATTTCAGAAGGACAACTTTCATCGTTTAACCATATCCTCGATATATCAACTATTGAGATACTTGAATTTTGCTTTGTAGTTGATAAAATGGGTTTCATCCATCATcaattcaaaattcattttgtttGTTAACTATACGACATCCTTATAAAGTTGAAtggacaaaaaaaaagaaggcaaAGACATGCCATAGGATGAAAAGTGTGATTCTTCAATAATGGATGATCAAATACATGTTGTTTGAAGAAATCCACACAATAGTATGTGTCTCCACTTTTAGTCTGTGAACAAAAAATTTCATAAACCAAGTAATCTTGATTGCAATGTATCGTGCAATCcaaaaacaacttttaaaaacataaaaaagtTATGGAAAAAATGGGTGTTGGTAAATGATAAACACTGCTTCTTCTGTCTCATAATTTACCATATCTGACTTTCAAGTTTCAAAATCAATATAGGCTTTTGTCGAAGGCATTATTATGCCTTAGTTTTGCTCGATAAAATGAAaccaaaaattaaagaatatgtAAAAAGTACTATAATGCAGAAATTTCATAGTATTCAactaaaacataaaaaacgaACAAAatatggaaaattcagtttaccAAATTTTAACGTGATTGTTAATTTTATATGTATGGATACATTATGGCACAGAACAGTATGAAACGATAATCAATCTTGAACTTATTTAATTCAAATAAACCAAAATACATACCTTAATTGTTTTCACAGTTGGCTTGTTCAAAAGTTTAAGTTGCTTCTCCAACACCCGTTCCTCTAGTTTGGAAAACTTTATTTCTCCTTGAACTCCGTGATAACTCAGAAGAAAATATACCACCAGCAATATTTGTCGAACAATTCTTTGATGAATCAACATACTCTGAATTCATTAGTATAACTTTTATAGGTGCCACTACTGAATATATGTATATAATCACTTTGTAATTGCATGTTTGCAGTATGCACAATGCAAACCCCATTAAATTCAACAAGTTATGTAAATAAAATAGACCAAAATCTTAAGTTATAAGAAAGTACCCAAAAAATGATTATTTAGAAAGAATAAGGAAGTGTTAAATAGGCAACCTTGGAATCTTGTATGAAAGCTAATATAAATTAATTAACGAAGCAAGAAAATAGCATTAAACAGAGCACCTACTTGATTTGCTAGGCCTGTGAGTGAGTAAATTTGTGGGCAACTATCACTTTTTCTTTCAGAAAGATCTTATATACATATCAAGATAAAGGAGTTCTGAATGGCTATTATACAAGATAttagagttaatataattattagaGGAGGATCACCAAAATCTACAAAGATTTATGTCAATAAAGTTTATAGCTTGCAtctaagaaaaaaacaaaaaagacagTTTGACTATATTACTAGCAAGATTAACATAATCTAAGTTCTTTGAAAGAACAAAGCTCGAGGGATGATTGATGAAAAAAATAGTTTAGGAGGGAAATGAGTTTCACTACTCACTAGGCAAAGTTAAACGGACAAGTGAATTTACCCAAATTTTTATAATCTATGGTCAGAGTGTCTTTTTGAATATCACTTAGAATTGAACAGAGCTTAATTAACAGAAATCGTCTGTAGATTCAATTAAATTTACTGGTAATCTATGGCCAGATTATCGTTGGATTATATATTAAGAAGAGAACATTCAGCATTCATTGACCAGAAATCTTCCCTGGATTTGGTTAATTCTACTTTAATAAGTTAGTGATTTAATATCACATATTATACCCATTTTAAAACTCCTCTACCCCTATATAGAACATTTTCCTCTTAGCAGGAACTGATGGATGCTTAAAAACT contains:
- the LOC107824698 gene encoding uncharacterized protein LOC107824698 isoform X2, giving the protein MLIHQRIVRQILLVVYFLLSYHGVQGEIKFSKLEERVLEKQLKLLNKPTVKTIKLAIFRTPNDPNSKYAGAGMSAGLWNPRVESHQHNALHKLVDPTLYGDTKTRLFTHFQAGSKHCFNTLCPGFVASIHYALALYNKH
- the LOC107824698 gene encoding uncharacterized protein LOC107824698 isoform X1; the protein is MLIHQRIVRQILLVVYFLLSYHGVQGEIKFSKLEERVLEKQLKLLNKPTVKTIKLAIFRTPNDPNSKYAGAGMSAGLWNPRVESHQHNALHKLVGVDPTLYGDTKTRLFTHFQAGSKHCFNTLCPGFVASIHYALALYNKH